The following are encoded in a window of Primulina eburnea isolate SZY01 chromosome 4, ASM2296580v1, whole genome shotgun sequence genomic DNA:
- the LOC140831157 gene encoding CSC1-like protein At1g32090 isoform X2 has protein sequence MEYIFTFWVCYMLYNEYGRVASMRLNFLASQGRKPEQFTVLVRNVPGASGRSISDNVETFFQKNHPDHYLCHQAVYNANKFAKMARMRNRLQNWLDFNQLKFERHPDKRPTRKKGFFGLWGERVDSIDFYKEQIKYLDKKLTLERQKVLKDSNSVTPAAFVSFNSRWGAAVCAQTQQSKNPILWLTNWAPEPRDVYWKNLAIPFFSLSIRKLVISISVFALVFFYMIPIAFVQSLANLEGLERVAPFLRPVVEWSFLKSFMQGFVPGLVLKIFLYYLPSILMVMSKIEGHVALSVLERRTAAKYYYFMLVNVFLGSIVAGTAFQQLHAFLHQSATQIPRNIGVSIPMKATFFITYIMVDGWARIAFEILRLKDLVIFHLKNMFIVKTERDLDKAMDPGGLDFPEALPSLQLYFLLDIVYMVVTPILLPFILGFFAFAYFVYRHQVINVYEQQYESAAAFWPHVHTRIVASLLISQLLLLGLLSTKKAANSTPLLVVLPILTLSFHKYCKNRFEPAFRRHPLEEAMNKDIQDHASESDVNLKSLLADAYLHPIFQSFEEVDLVEVKVEKNPDDIASSSPSSLSSPSPQHAHHLEDETSDNVQRYEVEPPHTTYHYEVESPNYMYGYHFESHYHGYQY, from the exons ATGGAATACATATTTACATTTTGGGTTTGTTACATGCTGTATAATGAATATGGTCGAGTTGCTTCAATGCGACTAAACTTTCTGGCTTCACAAGGGAGGAAGCCTGAACAATTCACG GTTCTTGTTAGGAATGTTCCCGGTGCTTCTGGACGTTCAATATCTGATAATGTCGAGACTTtctttcagaaaaatcatccagaTCACTATCTATGCCACCAG GCTGTATACAATGCTAATAAGTTTGCCAAAATGGCTCGAATGAGAAACCGACTTCAAAATTGGCTGGACTTCAATCAACTTAAGTTCGAGAGACATCCAGACAAGAGGCCAACCAGAAAG AAAGGCTTCTTTGGACTTTGGGGTGAAAGGGTTGATTCTATCGACTTCTACAAAGAGCAAATCAAATATCTTGACAAAAAA TTAACTTTGGAGCGTCAAAAAGTTCTGAAAGACTCTAATTCTGTCACACCAGCAGCATTTGTGTCATTTAATTCAAGATGGGGGGCAGCTGTTTGTGCACAGACACAACAAAGCAAAAATCCTATTCTGTGGTTAACAAATTGGGCCCCTGAACCCCGGGATGTGTACTGGAAGAATCTAGCTATACCCTTTTTTTCACTTAGCATTCGAAAGCTTGTGATATCAATATCTGTATTTGCATTAGTATTCTTTTACATGATTCCAATTGCTTTTGTTCAATCGTTGGCTAATTTGGAAGGGCTAGAGAGAGTGGCTCCTTTTCTCAGGCCCGTAGTTGAATG GTCGTTTCTCAAGTCATTTATGCAGGGTTTCGTTCCTGGTCTAGTCCTTAAAATCTTTCTGTATTATCTTCCTTCAATTTTAATGGTCATGTCAAAAATAGAGGGGCACGTAGCATTATCGGTTTTGGAACGGAGAACTGCCGCAAAATACTACTACTTCATGTTAGTCAATGTGTTCTTAGGCAGCATAGTAGCTGGAACAGCATTCCAGCAACTTCACGCTTTCCTTCACCAATCAGCTACCCA GATCCCACGAAACATTGGTGTCTCGATACCAATGAAGGCTACTTTCTTTATCACATACATAATGGTCGATGGCTGGGCCCGTATTGCCTTTGAAATTCTCCGATTAAAAGATCTAGTCATTTTTCACCTAAAGAACATGTTTATAGTAAAAACCGAAAGAGACTTAGACAAGGCAATGGACCCTGGAGGCCTTGATTTTCCTGAGGCTCTACCTAGTCTTCAGTTGTACTTCCTTCTTGACATTGTGTACATGGTTGTCACTCCTATACTTCTTCCTTTTATACTCGGATTCTTTGCCTTTGCATATTTCGTTTATCGTCATCAG GTGATTAATGTGTATGAACAACAATACGAGAGCGCTGCTGCGTTTTGGCCACACGTTCATACACGTATAGTAGCTAGCTTGCTTATATCGCAACTGCTActattaggcctattaagcacAAAAAAGGCAGCAAACTCCACTCCTCTACTTGTAGTGTTACCTATATTGACTCTAAGTTTCCACAAGTATTGCAAGAATCGATTTGAACCTGCATTCAGGAGGCACCCTCTTGAG GAAGCCATGAACAAAGACATACAAGATCATGCTTCTGAATCTGATGTCAACTTAAAATCTCTTTTAGCTGATGCATACTTGCACCCGATTTTCCAGTCATTTGAAGAAGTTGACTTGGTTGAAGTAAAAGTTGAGAAAAACCCGGATGATATTGCCAGCTCTTCTCCAAGCTCGCTTAGTTCTCCGTCCCCTCAACATGCTCATCATCTCGAAGATGAAACATCAGACAATGTCCAACGTTATGAAGTCGAACCGCCTCACACCACCTATCATTATGAAGTTGAATCACCAAATTACATGTATGGGTACCACTTTGAATCGCATTATCACGGATATCAGTATTGA
- the LOC140831157 gene encoding CSC1-like protein At1g32090 isoform X1: MATLEDIGVSALINILGAFAFLLAFALLRIQPINDRVYFPKWYILGKRTSPRTRFGVVGKFVNLDIKTYFTFLNWMPEALRMSESEIISHAGLDSAVFLRIYTLGLKIFGPIAIAALLLLIPVNVSGGTLFSLRRDLVVSDIDKLSISNIRPKSYKFFIHISMEYIFTFWVCYMLYNEYGRVASMRLNFLASQGRKPEQFTVLVRNVPGASGRSISDNVETFFQKNHPDHYLCHQAVYNANKFAKMARMRNRLQNWLDFNQLKFERHPDKRPTRKKGFFGLWGERVDSIDFYKEQIKYLDKKLTLERQKVLKDSNSVTPAAFVSFNSRWGAAVCAQTQQSKNPILWLTNWAPEPRDVYWKNLAIPFFSLSIRKLVISISVFALVFFYMIPIAFVQSLANLEGLERVAPFLRPVVEWSFLKSFMQGFVPGLVLKIFLYYLPSILMVMSKIEGHVALSVLERRTAAKYYYFMLVNVFLGSIVAGTAFQQLHAFLHQSATQIPRNIGVSIPMKATFFITYIMVDGWARIAFEILRLKDLVIFHLKNMFIVKTERDLDKAMDPGGLDFPEALPSLQLYFLLDIVYMVVTPILLPFILGFFAFAYFVYRHQVINVYEQQYESAAAFWPHVHTRIVASLLISQLLLLGLLSTKKAANSTPLLVVLPILTLSFHKYCKNRFEPAFRRHPLEEAMNKDIQDHASESDVNLKSLLADAYLHPIFQSFEEVDLVEVKVEKNPDDIASSSPSSLSSPSPQHAHHLEDETSDNVQRYEVEPPHTTYHYEVESPNYMYGYHFESHYHGYQY, translated from the exons GGGTGTCAGCACTGATTAACATACTGGGTGCCTTTGCATTCTTGCTGGCTTTTGCACTGCTTAGGATTCAGCCAATCAATGATAGAGTTTACTTTCCCAAATGGTACATTTTAGGGAAGAGGACCAGTCCCAGGACTAGGTTTGGTGTGGTGGGCAAATTTGTGAATCTTGATATCAAGACTTACTTCACTTTTCTTAACTGGATGCCTGAGGCTCTGAGGATGAGCGAGTCTGAGATTATTAGCCACGCTGGACTTGATTCTGCTGTTTTCTTGAGGATCTACACTCTTGG ACTGAAAATATTTGGGCCTATAGCCATTGCTGCGCTCTTACTTCTGATACCTGTGAATGTATCTGGTGGAACTCTGTTTTCTCTTCGCCGCGACTTGGTTGTCAGCGACATTGACAAGCTTTCAATATCGAATATTCGTCCCAAATCTTATAA GTTTTTTATCCACATATCAATGGAATACATATTTACATTTTGGGTTTGTTACATGCTGTATAATGAATATGGTCGAGTTGCTTCAATGCGACTAAACTTTCTGGCTTCACAAGGGAGGAAGCCTGAACAATTCACG GTTCTTGTTAGGAATGTTCCCGGTGCTTCTGGACGTTCAATATCTGATAATGTCGAGACTTtctttcagaaaaatcatccagaTCACTATCTATGCCACCAG GCTGTATACAATGCTAATAAGTTTGCCAAAATGGCTCGAATGAGAAACCGACTTCAAAATTGGCTGGACTTCAATCAACTTAAGTTCGAGAGACATCCAGACAAGAGGCCAACCAGAAAG AAAGGCTTCTTTGGACTTTGGGGTGAAAGGGTTGATTCTATCGACTTCTACAAAGAGCAAATCAAATATCTTGACAAAAAA TTAACTTTGGAGCGTCAAAAAGTTCTGAAAGACTCTAATTCTGTCACACCAGCAGCATTTGTGTCATTTAATTCAAGATGGGGGGCAGCTGTTTGTGCACAGACACAACAAAGCAAAAATCCTATTCTGTGGTTAACAAATTGGGCCCCTGAACCCCGGGATGTGTACTGGAAGAATCTAGCTATACCCTTTTTTTCACTTAGCATTCGAAAGCTTGTGATATCAATATCTGTATTTGCATTAGTATTCTTTTACATGATTCCAATTGCTTTTGTTCAATCGTTGGCTAATTTGGAAGGGCTAGAGAGAGTGGCTCCTTTTCTCAGGCCCGTAGTTGAATG GTCGTTTCTCAAGTCATTTATGCAGGGTTTCGTTCCTGGTCTAGTCCTTAAAATCTTTCTGTATTATCTTCCTTCAATTTTAATGGTCATGTCAAAAATAGAGGGGCACGTAGCATTATCGGTTTTGGAACGGAGAACTGCCGCAAAATACTACTACTTCATGTTAGTCAATGTGTTCTTAGGCAGCATAGTAGCTGGAACAGCATTCCAGCAACTTCACGCTTTCCTTCACCAATCAGCTACCCA GATCCCACGAAACATTGGTGTCTCGATACCAATGAAGGCTACTTTCTTTATCACATACATAATGGTCGATGGCTGGGCCCGTATTGCCTTTGAAATTCTCCGATTAAAAGATCTAGTCATTTTTCACCTAAAGAACATGTTTATAGTAAAAACCGAAAGAGACTTAGACAAGGCAATGGACCCTGGAGGCCTTGATTTTCCTGAGGCTCTACCTAGTCTTCAGTTGTACTTCCTTCTTGACATTGTGTACATGGTTGTCACTCCTATACTTCTTCCTTTTATACTCGGATTCTTTGCCTTTGCATATTTCGTTTATCGTCATCAG GTGATTAATGTGTATGAACAACAATACGAGAGCGCTGCTGCGTTTTGGCCACACGTTCATACACGTATAGTAGCTAGCTTGCTTATATCGCAACTGCTActattaggcctattaagcacAAAAAAGGCAGCAAACTCCACTCCTCTACTTGTAGTGTTACCTATATTGACTCTAAGTTTCCACAAGTATTGCAAGAATCGATTTGAACCTGCATTCAGGAGGCACCCTCTTGAG GAAGCCATGAACAAAGACATACAAGATCATGCTTCTGAATCTGATGTCAACTTAAAATCTCTTTTAGCTGATGCATACTTGCACCCGATTTTCCAGTCATTTGAAGAAGTTGACTTGGTTGAAGTAAAAGTTGAGAAAAACCCGGATGATATTGCCAGCTCTTCTCCAAGCTCGCTTAGTTCTCCGTCCCCTCAACATGCTCATCATCTCGAAGATGAAACATCAGACAATGTCCAACGTTATGAAGTCGAACCGCCTCACACCACCTATCATTATGAAGTTGAATCACCAAATTACATGTATGGGTACCACTTTGAATCGCATTATCACGGATATCAGTATTGA